One Leifsonia shinshuensis DNA window includes the following coding sequences:
- a CDS encoding HpcH/HpaI aldolase/citrate lyase family protein, with protein sequence MTKQLDAPRSAGHVPPEVARSWLLIAASRLDAVAVAGSRADAVVIDLEDAIDASRKEVERERVARFLEAGGEAWVRVNDRTSAFWAGDVDRLRGLPGLLGVVLAKTEEAAHVTATAERLGGATPVVALIESALGIENAALIARAPGAFRLAFGSGDYRRDTGVANKEVALAYPRSRLVVASRVGGLPGPIDGPSVVDGAPVVTEQSQSAAALGLTGRLCLRETQVGIVNEVMAPSAEDVSWASGFLEEFEEGGRVVRDGSDLPRLGRAEKILQLDRAFGGA encoded by the coding sequence ATGACGAAGCAGCTCGACGCCCCCCGCTCGGCCGGGCACGTGCCTCCGGAGGTCGCCCGCTCCTGGCTGCTGATCGCGGCCTCCCGGCTCGACGCCGTCGCGGTCGCGGGCTCCCGGGCCGACGCGGTGGTGATCGACCTGGAGGACGCGATCGACGCGTCCCGCAAGGAGGTCGAGCGGGAGCGCGTCGCGCGCTTCCTGGAGGCCGGCGGTGAGGCGTGGGTGCGCGTCAACGACCGCACCTCGGCGTTCTGGGCCGGCGACGTGGACCGGCTGCGCGGCCTCCCGGGCCTGCTCGGCGTCGTCCTCGCGAAGACCGAGGAGGCCGCCCACGTCACCGCGACAGCCGAGCGGCTGGGCGGAGCCACACCGGTCGTCGCCCTGATCGAGTCCGCCCTCGGCATCGAGAACGCCGCGCTGATCGCCCGCGCGCCCGGCGCCTTCCGGCTCGCGTTCGGCAGCGGCGACTACCGCCGCGACACCGGCGTCGCCAACAAGGAGGTCGCGCTGGCCTACCCGCGCTCGCGGCTCGTCGTCGCCAGCCGGGTCGGCGGACTGCCTGGCCCGATCGACGGGCCCTCGGTAGTCGACGGCGCGCCGGTCGTCACCGAGCAGTCCCAGTCGGCCGCTGCGCTCGGCCTCACCGGGCGGCTCTGCCTGCGCGAGACGCAGGTCGGGATCGTCAACGAGGTCATGGCGCCGTCGGCCGAGGACGTGTCCTGGGCCAGCGGCTTCCTCGAGGAGTTCGAGGAGGGCGGCCGCGTCGTCCGCGACGGCAGCGACCTCCCCCGGCTCGGGCGCGCCGAGAAGATCCTGCAGCTCGACCGCGCGTTCGGCGGCGCCTGA
- a CDS encoding APC family permease, producing MTDTKLQTSNIRTQHFRKTLGRLDIIFLSISAVISIDTVAQIAAGGGAEAFTWTAVIGLTFLFPYALVISELGSTFHDEGGPFVWVRLAFGKLTAAIATLFYWITNPLWMGGSLVFISAATWGAYIAPLPEGSAGDIVFKLVFIWLAIGTAIIGLQYGKHIVAAGAIIKILLLVVFVVTVAVYAIKNGVHGYAAGAFSPTLGGFLAVTPVILFAVVGFEAPNGAAEEMRNPQRDVPKAITSSGIVSILCYLVPIFAILAVLPANKVQGASGLLDAFKEVFSVYGIATGPVMFIAALLFVFVVLTQASAWMIASDRVQAAAGADGAFFRYFGVFSKRFGTPVRMNLLSGIVATVFCISATLLLKGSTAAVFTVVLTVAISTLLLSYLVIFPSIVRLRRKYPDVERPFRVPGGRAGLWIAVVIIYAWVLLGSWVAVFPGTLEGPLGVKYDFVDTWGVDRPTFEGFTVGTLIVITVLALAGFFWQRARDRRLDPGPEVLLEPVRD from the coding sequence ATGACCGACACGAAGCTCCAGACCTCGAACATCCGAACCCAGCATTTCCGGAAGACCCTCGGCCGGCTCGACATCATCTTCCTGTCGATCAGCGCGGTCATCTCCATCGACACGGTCGCGCAGATCGCGGCAGGAGGCGGCGCCGAGGCGTTCACCTGGACCGCGGTGATCGGCCTCACCTTCCTGTTCCCGTACGCGCTCGTCATCTCCGAGCTCGGCAGCACGTTCCACGACGAGGGCGGCCCGTTCGTCTGGGTGCGGCTGGCGTTCGGCAAGCTGACCGCGGCGATCGCGACGCTGTTCTACTGGATCACCAACCCGCTCTGGATGGGCGGCTCGCTGGTGTTCATCTCCGCCGCGACCTGGGGCGCGTACATCGCCCCGCTGCCGGAGGGCAGCGCCGGGGACATCGTGTTCAAACTGGTGTTCATCTGGCTGGCCATCGGCACGGCGATCATCGGCCTCCAGTACGGCAAGCACATCGTGGCCGCCGGGGCGATCATCAAGATCCTGCTGCTGGTCGTCTTCGTCGTCACGGTCGCCGTCTACGCCATCAAGAACGGCGTGCACGGCTACGCGGCCGGCGCGTTCTCGCCGACGCTCGGCGGGTTCCTCGCGGTGACCCCGGTCATCCTGTTCGCGGTCGTCGGCTTCGAGGCGCCGAACGGGGCGGCGGAGGAGATGCGCAACCCGCAGCGCGACGTGCCGAAGGCGATCACGTCCTCCGGCATCGTGTCGATCCTCTGCTACCTCGTGCCGATCTTCGCCATCCTGGCCGTGCTGCCGGCGAACAAGGTGCAGGGCGCCAGCGGTCTCCTCGACGCCTTCAAGGAGGTCTTCTCGGTCTACGGCATCGCGACCGGCCCGGTGATGTTCATCGCGGCGCTGCTGTTCGTTTTCGTGGTGCTGACCCAGGCGAGCGCGTGGATGATCGCCTCCGACCGCGTGCAGGCCGCCGCGGGCGCGGACGGCGCGTTCTTCCGCTACTTCGGCGTCTTCTCCAAGCGGTTCGGCACGCCGGTGCGGATGAACCTGCTGTCCGGGATCGTGGCCACGGTCTTCTGCATCTCGGCGACGCTGCTGCTCAAGGGCAGCACCGCGGCCGTGTTCACGGTGGTGCTGACGGTCGCGATCTCCACCCTGCTGCTGTCGTACCTGGTGATCTTCCCGTCGATCGTGCGGCTGCGGAGGAAGTACCCGGACGTCGAGCGCCCCTTCCGCGTCCCGGGCGGCCGTGCCGGCCTGTGGATCGCCGTCGTGATCATCTACGCCTGGGTGCTGCTCGGCTCGTGGGTGGCGGTCTTCCCCGGCACGCTCGAGGGCCCGCTCGGAGTGAAGTACGACTTCGTCGACACCTGGGGCGTCGACCGCCCGACCTTCGAAGGCTTCACGGTCGGCACGCTGATCGTCATCACCGTGCTGGCGCTGGCGGGCTTCTTCTGGCAGCGGGCGCGCGACCGCCGGCTGGACCCGGGCCCGGAGGTGCTGCTGGAGCCGGTCCGCGACTGA
- a CDS encoding GMC family oxidoreductase encodes MTLQPAAQPAAEYDYVVVGGGTAGGIVAARLSENPDVTVALLEWGPSDRDEGRARELRRWEEMIESEYDLDYRSVPQERGNSAIRQTRMRILGGCSTANTMIAWRPLASDLDEWVEAGAAGWDAASFQPYFDRLAIPVHPVGAADRNPFVADVVASAVTALGLPLQERWNDGRTDTLARGAGFFEVGYDPETNVRGSSSIHYLHDVMDVRDSLEVITGARATRIVVSDGRAVAVQYRDPSGALHEVRARREIVLACGAIDTPRLLLLSGIGPAAVVTAAGVEPVLDLPGVGENLQDHAEGLVVWEAVSAPPAVSASGWDAGAMVGVDGDPRKPDVLMHFPVEPVVDHPRARGVSFPSSIVAIAPNVAKPHSRGRVTIASADPDEPPVIDYRYFTDASGHDERMLVAGVRAARRIAEAEPMRSHLVREVFPGPDVQTDEELSAAQRAIHQTVYHVSGTCRMGAEDDDLAVVDPELRVRGIDGLRIADASVFPTLTSVNPVITVMMVAERAAELVAASVPA; translated from the coding sequence ATGACCCTCCAACCAGCAGCACAGCCCGCCGCCGAGTACGACTATGTCGTGGTCGGCGGCGGCACTGCGGGCGGCATCGTCGCCGCGCGCCTCTCCGAGAACCCGGACGTGACGGTCGCCCTCCTGGAGTGGGGGCCGAGCGACCGCGACGAGGGCCGCGCCCGCGAGCTGCGGCGCTGGGAGGAGATGATCGAGAGCGAGTACGACCTCGACTACCGCAGCGTGCCGCAGGAGCGCGGCAACTCGGCCATCCGGCAGACGCGGATGCGCATCCTCGGCGGCTGCTCGACCGCGAACACGATGATCGCGTGGCGCCCGCTCGCCTCCGACCTGGACGAGTGGGTGGAGGCCGGGGCGGCCGGCTGGGACGCGGCGAGCTTCCAGCCGTACTTCGACCGGCTCGCGATCCCGGTGCATCCGGTGGGAGCGGCCGACCGGAACCCGTTCGTCGCCGACGTGGTGGCCTCCGCCGTCACCGCGCTCGGCCTCCCGCTGCAGGAGCGCTGGAACGACGGCCGCACCGACACGCTCGCGCGCGGCGCGGGCTTCTTCGAGGTCGGGTACGACCCGGAGACCAACGTGCGGGGGTCGAGCTCCATTCACTACCTGCACGACGTGATGGACGTTCGCGATTCGCTGGAGGTGATCACTGGGGCGCGGGCGACGCGTATCGTCGTCTCGGACGGGCGTGCCGTCGCCGTGCAGTACCGCGACCCGTCGGGCGCGCTGCACGAGGTGCGGGCGCGGCGGGAGATCGTGCTCGCCTGCGGCGCCATCGACACCCCGCGGCTGCTTCTGCTGTCAGGGATCGGACCCGCGGCGGTGGTGACCGCCGCGGGTGTCGAGCCCGTGCTCGACCTGCCCGGCGTGGGGGAGAACCTCCAGGACCACGCCGAGGGGCTGGTCGTCTGGGAGGCGGTCTCTGCGCCGCCCGCCGTCTCCGCCTCCGGGTGGGACGCCGGTGCGATGGTCGGCGTCGACGGCGACCCGCGGAAGCCGGACGTGCTCATGCACTTTCCGGTGGAGCCGGTGGTCGACCACCCGCGCGCCCGCGGCGTGTCGTTCCCGTCGTCCATCGTGGCGATCGCGCCGAACGTCGCCAAACCGCACAGCCGCGGCCGCGTCACCATCGCCTCCGCGGACCCGGACGAGCCGCCGGTGATCGACTACCGGTACTTCACGGATGCGTCCGGGCATGACGAGCGGATGCTGGTCGCCGGCGTGCGGGCCGCGCGCCGCATCGCGGAGGCCGAGCCGATGCGCAGCCACCTGGTGCGGGAGGTCTTCCCCGGGCCTGACGTCCAGACGGACGAGGAGCTGTCTGCTGCTCAGCGCGCCATCCACCAGACCGTTTACCACGTGTCCGGCACCTGCCGGATGGGCGCGGAGGACGACGACCTCGCGGTGGTCGACCCCGAGCTGCGCGTGCGCGGGATCGACGGGCTGCGGATCGCCGACGCGTCGGTGTTCCCGACGCTGACCTCGGTGAACCCGGTCATCACGGTGATGATGGTGGCCGAGCGGGCGGCGGAGCTGGTCGCGGCCTCCGTCCCGGCCTGA